TGTATGTTTTAGTCCATTGGCTGAGACTAATTTTAACCACACCCCTACATTTTTGATCAGGAAATTTTGGGTGTTATTCCATAAAATTTAGTTGTTATGTGTGTACAgctgttcagaactgtgctagaTAACCATGTTCTGATTATCATCTTTGAGCGGCTCAAaagtatctaaaattgtcactaccgaaacagtcatGACCGAAacgacatcattgtttttttgggggTTATTCgataaaaaattgtttttgtgtgtatacaACTGTGCTAACCATGTGTATATTATGTTAGGCTCAAAGgtatctaaaattgtcactaccgaaaccaCATGTTTCGGTCATGACTcatgtttcggtagtgacaaaaaGGAACAAATAATGgtttatttgggggaaatacacaaaattttagtacagttatgcaaatcattagtattttaatatgttttagtatgAGAGTTAAAATCCTGTAACGTGATGTGGTCActaccaacacattactgtcactactGAAAATGTGCAGTCACGACCGAAACATGGGATgatttgtcaaaaataaagtatattgaattatcaactaagatgttattatagtgtttggttcaatgtttattcaaactaatgaatcattcactttgaaatcagtatgataaactttatgccttttacaaagaaagattggattcaaaataaacaaatctcataaattacacttgaaatattgttaaaattgtaattgttattgatttacctgtgaaaacgttttttaaaaaatagcaaaaaatatatttacaaggtagatgtaaacaaaatcttaatatGTTAATTCGAACCtttcttattaaattatatattattgtgtttcggtagtgacaaatttggagagagaaaaaaataattcaaaaatttccgaaaatacaatatgagaattaactgtgcaattactagaaatgtgtaCCTTGGATAATATACAATTTGTatacatacaaaatttgtgGAAAAAGCCATTTTTTTTCAAGACGTTTCAAACTCTGACTTTGAACCAATTCTGTAGAATGGCATTTGAATAGAGCCCAACTgtgataaaaaatgtttttaattttgaattATATACTACTTTTTGGGATTAAAAAATATGCTGGTGAAGGAGAATCGTGACGGACTGGCCATCAGGTGTCCGACAGGTAACCGGTTTTACCTGCTGCCTGAGGAATGAACGCCGTCAGGTGGGAGGGGGGCTCAGGTGTCAGGTGTGTTTCCGCTTTtgccatcagccaatcataCGATCGCTTTCCTGTAGACGCGCATCGGTTTTTAATTCGTAATATTTTCACAGATTTCGAGCAGAACTGAGCCGGTGAGTGAATGAGTTCTCCAGTGCTGAATAATGGTGTTTGTTTTGTCTTGACTCGTGTGTCATTAACCCGAATCTGtgcatgaggaaaaaaaatgctgcTGGACTCGTTTGCGGAGGATTTTGCACATAGATTTAATTATCTTCTTTATAATGATCTGTGAGCGTTTCGAGAAAACACTTAATGCACCATTTCCTTCAGGTTTCTGTAATGTCTTAgactgttcatttaaatgctatCGCCTGAAAACACATTAATATTGTGCTTTTTAACTAtctacttttaaaataaatgcgcTTCTCTAACTTAAGTATGAATGTCATGAATAGTGTTTAAAGTGTTATTGTTTAAACACAGTCTGACCTTCACAGATGATCAGATATAAGGATTAAACTGTGTCATGATGTCACTGGAAGAAAGATGATAATCTGGcattttcatgttcatgatctcTCTACAGCACAGGAAGTGTGAGGTGATGTGAGGAGCAGCAGGAAGTGATGTGCTGATGATCTATCTATCACTGTTAGAGGGTCAGTTCATGTTTCATCAGTCTGTCAGGCTTTGAGTCTTTATCTGTGTTAAAGATGATTATAGTGATTCTGAATGGCAAGAAAACATACTGTTCTCTTTTTAACAGTGTCTGTCTTTATCTCACCcttaactctctctctctctcactctctctctctctgtgtcagAGGAGGTTGTTTGTGGTCAGGAAGTGCAAATGTGTCTCAGTGCTGCTTGAGCAAAAGTCATTGCAGAGCACATCCGCCCTGTGTGTCTTTAAAAAAGAGTTGAGTGGGCTTTACAGAGGGACACGGCTGAGGTGAGCTTCATTCTCTACTTTTGTTTGAAACCATCATCACATTTGATTTTATAAATCATGTCACTGATTGTGTGCTGCTTGTTAGGACAACGTGAACACGCAAACCAGACATAAGGCTTATGGGGGACTTCATGAATGACACGTAAAAATGGATTCATTGCTCATTTCTGTGGGTGGATTTGACAGACTGTTTTCAACTCTGCAAACACTGTCGTTTAGACATATATCATGAGAAATTTATAATTAGGAAATAACCCTGTCCTTATCTTGCACGACTCCACATATACTTGTTGCAGTGTGCcgtttatattttgttttgtgtaaaTGCTGAACTCAAGCAGCTGGTCTACAGATCTTCCATTAAAATAGCAGAAATGTAAGATTCGGCGGTCTCGCGCACATGGCTCTAAATTGTGGTGGTTTTGTGGTGTCAATGCAGGATGTATATGACGGataattaaatgttttcattagACTGAAGTGAACATTTGCATACTCGAAATGTTTGATCACATGTTGAATAGAATGGTCATGATATAGATGTCATTTGTTTTCTCAAATCTCTTTCAGGCTCTTTGAGATTGTTGGATGAAAGTTTTGTTCTGCGTGGGAGGAAACGGTGTCGAGCTCAAAATGGATGCCCTGCTCATCAAGGACTGAACCTAAGCCCTTCCTAAACTCCTCATGATGACGATCTAAATGAGAAGACTATGGAGGATATTGTAGACTATCAGGAATCTGAGCCTTACCTGGAGGCCAAGCAGTACATCGAGAGGATAAAGCAGGAGAACGAAAAAAGCCTTGGGATCGAGGGCGTCCCGTTGAAGAGCGTCGGTCTGGACGTGTCAGATCACGGGGTCTCTCTGACCGTGTACCCCGTCACCATACCCTGTTCTCCTCTGTCTTATGCCACTGTGCAGTGGGACGCCCCCGAGACCCCAGCAGAACCGCCGGCTCCTGGATCGGACCATGAACTAGACTCCATTGATGAACCAGGGTTTGACTGGACGTTGAATCTACCATCTGAAGACCTCAATTATATCACAAATCAGGACGACGTTGTTGACTTGCTACCTGAAGCCGAGTCACAAGCAGACGTCAGACTTGCATCTTCCCAGGTATGTAAGCCAAACAGCGGAAGGGCTTTGTGGTTTCTCTGGTTGACATGTTCTCGTATCAGTAACCGGTGACCTGCTTTcataaaggggacctattatgcaaaatgcTCTTTTACATGGcatttggacataaatgtgtgttggcagtgtgtgaacacaGCCACCCTACTATGATAAGTATTTacccactccttttttaatCCCATTAAACCAAAGCAGACAAGTTAGCCATGTGTTTTGACTCTTGAGCAGTGTGACATCACACTGCtcaggccccgcccacagcTGCTGACTGACAGTCCTGCATTACCATAGTTTCCACACTCAGCTTGAGCCGCTGTAGTGTCAACAATTgccttgtccaaatacccacacttgcggtcttggccacttgagagcttgtgtagctcagtggttagagcatggcactagcaatgccaaggtcatgggttcgatcctagggattgcacatactcagatacaaatgtagaatataatgcaatgtaagtcgctttggataaaagcgtctgccaaatgcataaatgtaaatgtaaattgtgCACGCGACAGGAAGTGCGTGCTCAAGACTGTcccatgtcttaaaaatgcccaagtgcagtgcccttaatgcacactaaacccacactatCTCGAATACCACTTCTGAGCGGTATTTTAGGCTAAGcatatcccatcatgcattatgtttgGGAACTCACGTGCTCGAAATCACGAGATGTCAAGGAAAACATACGACTGTAAGTTTAATgaattatataatacatataatttggtataaaatataatgtgttgcgcattttattgatgcaaagatgagtgggctatgtgtattttgtacatttgCTTTTTATCACTCAAAAAgcaccacaattttaaaatagtgTCTTCTGTTAGTTGCATAGCCaccactgaacagacatttagaagtgtattttaaaatgcagagcactgaaaataataatttaaaaaaacgcTTGCATTTTTTGCAAGACTATAAGTGTGTCTCATTGGGCAATCAAAAGTTCTACACACACTTGCGGTCTTCACGCCCACTTGAACACTTAAGGCTAAATACAGGAAATACATCATGTAAGTAAAGaagtggtcaagtgcaaagactgcaagtgtgggtatttagACAAGGCTAATGTCTCATAAGCAATCCTAGGTGTTCTGTTTTTGAATGCAAGACTGAACATAAAAGTCTTCATTTTCTCTCAACATCTGAGCCACTGAGGACgcagtggattagttttatttttgaagatAATGTGCCCCAAAATCTACCTAAATTCGTATATGACTGCGCAAAtcagactgctttgtgaacgagGGGCAATACAAGGCAGGCTTTGCTAAAAAGTTGGTACTCAAGGTAGTAAATGTCacactgtttattttttatgaatatgaatattttatgaatgcGGCTAAAGCTATTGTTGTCTTAGAGACCAGATGtctgtctgccattttaaaccttgtttatatactttataattGACACGTTTGTAAAGAGCAGTGAAAAAGGTGATTGTcttgaaaaatggtgtatgTTTTCTGTAAAGACAAGACATTAAAAAAGCTTGTTTGCAAAGGCCAgcacatttatccactaaccattcagaaacatccagtttcattctaaaagttgtaacttcttcctgagtctctccatcagtgtcgactccggtttgaacaatgtaaggctgaacaccaacactgacaatcctcattttggctgcgtgagattctccagctttgttgttgttgagctgttaaagctccgccctcttttggaaagggggccgggagctacagctcatttgcatttaaagtgacaCACATAAAAAcgttgtgtttttgctcacacccaaatagaggcaaatttgacaagctataataaatgatctgtggggtattttgagctgaaactttacagacaccaggacttatattacatcttgtgaaaaggggtataataggtgccctttaatacTGTTTATATGCACTTTATAATGTGGTTtacaaacaaaaagattcaCATTTTTAGTTCACCATTTAGACCTGGAAAAACCTAAAGTGGAGTTTGTATGAATGAATTCAGAGTGAGCTGGTTTAGATTTGACCAAAAGGCACTGAATGTTTGAGTGAAGTGAATCTGTTCTGATGTTTTTCCCCCGACAGGCATGTGATGCACAGAAATCagatacacaaacacaaatggCACCTTCACATGAGGAGTCCTCCACATCTTTTGCAGATATTGAAGGTAACGTCATTTTTTGAGGTGATGTGATTTTGATAATAGAAGTTCTTTAAATCATGGGTGTGGCTGTAATTGTGAGAGTTGTGAAATGGCCATGTGTTTGTCAGCTGTGAATGTTGAACTGTTTGCTAACTCGGCTGATTTGGCTTCCTCTTCACATGTCTAGTTGCATAACCTTTAAAATGTGGCCGCATACACATCGGTTTTCCATCAGCCTTTACAATCCTAGAGGTTTGGGCTTGTTGTTCTTGGTGTTGTTCTggagggtcttttttttttcctcagaaagcCACAATCCTCTGAGAACACTGATTTTCTTCTGAAATCTGTCATGgaagtatttatttgtgctgttttccATCAGATTCCAGAGCAGATGTGACTGAAGATGATTTTGAACCTGATGGCGCTCAGATCTTTATGGACACAAGAGACTCAGAGATTCAGCCAGTTCAAGAGAGACCACAGTCGCAAGAAGAGGAGGAACCCGGCATGTTATTCCTTCCCAAAATAATGTTCAAGCATGAGGAAAGCACAGATTCAGGAAGTGAAGAGCAAACACAAGAGTGGACTGAGATCGAAGCGAACGGAGAATCAGCAGATGCAAGAACCAACATTCAGGATCAGATTCAAGGATCTGACAGTGTGGAAAAAGAAGAGTCAAGTCCTACAGAGGTCCAGTCTGATCAGTCACAGGACACCTTCATTACAAGCCGAACAGAACCAGCAGAGCAGCTGTCGGACCTCACCACCGGTTCGGTGGGACTCGAGGAAGCAATACTGACACAAGAGCCGGACAAGATGAGCACATCCATTACAGCGACAGAGATGAGCCAGAATAATGACAGTCAGGACTTAGACCTCTCAGAGCAGGTCAACAAACAAGACCAAGAAAAATGTAAAGAAGAGCTGGTAAATTCAGAGCAAAAGGCTGAACCTGAAAATGGGCTGCCAGAAGAAGCACAAGAGCCTGAGCTGGGAGAACCAGATGAGAGCGAATCCTCGGAGCAGATCCAATGTTCAGATGAGCAGAAACCCTGCGATCAGACGCCACAATCAGAGATGGAGCCACCAGAGTGTCCAGACCCGTCCAGTGACCTGAAACATGTGGCGGACGAGGAACAACACGAACAGGATATGACATCAGTGCACCGTATGACAGAGGAGGTGCCTGTTCCGGACACAAACCCCGCGGGTCCTTGCATTAACGGCAGTGCTGAGATGGTGAACAGGGCCGAGGCTCAACGCTTGGCTGAGAGGCTCTACAGATTGGATGGTTTTCAGCGTACAGATGTGGTCAGGCATCTGGACAAAGAGTAAGTCTTTACTTGGCAGTGATGATGTGTAATGCAACTATTGTGTTTCCAACAAATATTCTTATTTGCCTTTTCTTTTGATAGCAACGACTTCAGTCGTGCTGTTGGGGAAGAGTACCTCAAATTCTTTGACTTCACCAGGCAAAGTCTGGAGCAAGCGCTCCGGTAGGCTTCTCGTTTCCAATATATCTGAGCACACGATCAAGTGATGCATCTCCATCAAGAGATTGCTCAGGTGTTTTTGGGCTCTTTCTGAATCTTAGGTCATTTCTGAAGGAGGTGGTTTTGACCGGTGAGACTCAGGAGCGTGAGAGAGTCCTGCAGCGCTTCTCCTCTCGTTTCCAGCAGTGTAATCCTGACACCTTCTCCTCAGCGGGATCGGTGCTCACGCTCACATGCGCCATAATGCTGCTTAACTCAGACCTGCATGGACAGGTGAGTCTCACGTAACTGTTACAATAATAGAAAAAGGGGTAGTTAAGACCCTAAACGTTTGAACGAGGACTCCAGGTGTGACGTCACTTGATCTTTGTAAGAGTAATACTTTACTTGTGTCATCAGAATGTCGGGAAGCCCATGTCCTTGGCTGAATTTGTGTCAAATCTGGAGGGCATGAATGGAGGCGAGAATTTCAGCAAGGACTGTCTGAAGGTGTGATTGTCAAATCATCTTTGTCCCGAGTTGTTCACGTTGAAGCTACACTGCCGTGGTGGTCAGTAGTAATTCTGTTTCTTCTGTCTCTGTCAGAGTCTCTACAGCTCCATCAAGACCGATCCGCTTCAGTGGGCTGTGTGAGTAAACCAACCTGCAGTGCTGAAATGACTTCAAGTGTTGATCTGCTGTTTTATCTGATTTATCCCTGTTCCTAGAGAGGATGAGATTCTGGCTAAATCCATGATGCTCGAGCAGGATCAAGACCAGGAAGGACATCTACGCTCAAAGAGTAACCCCTTCCAGGATCTCCCTCACGACACCAAGGCCACTGTGTTCCAGAAAGGCTTTTTAAAACGCAAAGCGCATGCAGACATTGATGGCAAACGCAGTGAGTCACAGTGTGGACTAAACCAAGTCTCAAGTTACATATGCAGTAGTTTGTCTTAAAGAGGCCATGTTCGCCAGACAACATTTAGATGCATTTCTTTCAAGAGCGTAGTTTGATTTGTGGGGACATTTACTTTGACTTCTCAGGTAATGTCAGTGTTACTTAATTACAACAAGAACAGCTACATATGagtatattttaattgtttgatCAAAATTATTGCTAGAGACAATTCAGTAGTCACTGGATATTGTTAAGGACATGTGCCTAGCATCCCTACTAAATGTTATGCCTTAATTTGTTTGCTTCAGTAGTGTAACTGATTGATATTCAACAAATACAAAGAATAATTAACTATAACCTTAGATTCTACAAACTATCAGTCCTCAAAAAACGGACTCGGTGTACAGCATTAAGGCCCGGTATAATTTTCCACTTTCTATCGAGTTTGTACAATATATCGATATTTTTTATACAATATGGATTGAGGCAATACCGTTTATTGATATACAGTAGGGGAGACCAGGGACAGTTGTAACACTTTTTGCAATTTTTAGCCATACATCAAATACCATTTTTACTGGAATAACcaatttgttatattataaacTTCAGTCTGTCATCTGCTGAAACAATGTATTTAAGTGGTTTTATGAAATATGTACAGGTTGCAAAATTGATTTTAATACAGTCTCTCCACTGTTACAACCGTCCCATTGTACAGGGACGGTTGTAACGCATGTCAGGGACGGTTGTAACAtgtctaaaatatacataataaatcaaTCATATACtcaaaatagaaaatattatttatcaGTCATGTTATTGTGACtattcatttcatgtttttaagtAATGATTACctttttttcacacaaatgacaaaaaaaaaaaaagaggatgaAACTGTCAAATTATAATGcaagaaaattatttattggGTAGAACACCTCAAAAAAGTTTAAACATGGACTCattaatttttcactctttgttatattgcagccatttgctaaaatcatttaagttcattttttccctcattaatgtacacgcagcaccccatattgacagaaaaacacagaattgttgacatttttgcagatttattaaaaaagaaaaactgaaatatcacatggtcctaagtattcaaaccctttgctcagtatttagtagaagcacccttttgatctaatacagccatgagtctttttgggaaagatgcaacaagtttttcacaccaggatttggggatcctctgccattcctccttgcagatcctctccagttctgtcaggttggatggtaaacgttggtggacagccatttttaggtctctccagagatgctcaattgggtttaagtcagggctctggctgggccattcaagaacagtcacggagttgttgtgaagccactccttcgttattttagctgtgtgcttagggtcattgtcttgttggaaggtaaaccttcggcccagtctgaggtcctgagcactctggagaaggttttcgtccaggatatccctgtacttggccgcattcatctttccctcgattgcaaccagtcgtcctgtccctgcagctgacaaacacccccacagcatgatgctgccaccaccatgcttcactgctgggactgtattggacaagTGATGAGCaatgcctggttttctccacacataccgcttagaattaaggccaaaaagttctatcttggtctcatcagacgaGAGAATCTTAATTtttcaccatcttggcaaactccatgcgggctttcatgtgtcttgcactgaggagaggcttccgtcgggccactctgccataaagccccgactggtggagggctgcagtgatggttgactttctacaactttctcccatctcccgactgcatctctggagctcagccacagtgatctttgggttcttctttacctctctcaccaaggctcttctcccccgatagctcagtttggccggacggccagctctaggaagggttctggtcgtcccaaacgtcttccatttaaggattatggaggccactgtgctcttaggaaccttaagtgcagcagaattttttttgtaaccttggccagatctgtgccttgccacaattctgtctctgagctcttcaggcagttcctttgacctcatgattctcatttgctctgacatgcactgtgagctgtaaggtcttatatagacaggtgtgtggctttcctaatcaagtccaatcagtataatcaaacacagctggactcaaatgaaggtgtagaaccatctcaaggatgatcagaagaaatggacagcacctgagttaaatatatgaatgtcacagcaaagggtctgaatacttaggaccatgtgatatttcagtttttgttttttaataaatctgcaaaaatgtcaacaattctgtgtttttctgtcaatatggggtgctgtgtgtacattaatgaggaaaaaaaataacttgaatgattttagcaaatggctgcaatataacaaagagtgacaaatttaagggggtctgaatactttccgtacccactgtactttaaaatgtgatttgatgacattttacatttaatttgcaatgcacattgcacattttacttttaatttgcACATTAAAGAGAAACTATGCAGTTTTTTTTAGCTtgattagtttttaaaatataaatgaaactTGGTTGGTGATACTGGGACAGTTGTAACGGGGCATTACAACTGTCCCAGTTTCACCAACCATGATTTCATCTCATGTGAGCTAGCTTGACTGCTAGTTTGACACTTGTTAGCTATTTCTATTTGTAGCTTACAAAACAGTGATTCTAATAATACTTGTTTGAATTCATAGACATTTGATCCTataacagcatccaaaaaagTACATCAGaaagaaaagtaatttttttaccTCAAAAACAATCTTTTGTAGATAACTCTGTCAGGAAGATTC
This DNA window, taken from Megalobrama amblycephala isolate DHTTF-2021 linkage group LG4, ASM1881202v1, whole genome shotgun sequence, encodes the following:
- the LOC125267835 gene encoding PH and SEC7 domain-containing protein 1, with the translated sequence MEDIVDYQESEPYLEAKQYIERIKQENEKSLGIEGVPLKSVGLDVSDHGVSLTVYPVTIPCSPLSYATVQWDAPETPAEPPAPGSDHELDSIDEPGFDWTLNLPSEDLNYITNQDDVVDLLPEAESQADVRLASSQACDAQKSDTQTQMAPSHEESSTSFADIEDSRADVTEDDFEPDGAQIFMDTRDSEIQPVQERPQSQEEEEPGMLFLPKIMFKHEESTDSGSEEQTQEWTEIEANGESADARTNIQDQIQGSDSVEKEESSPTEVQSDQSQDTFITSRTEPAEQLSDLTTGSVGLEEAILTQEPDKMSTSITATEMSQNNDSQDLDLSEQVNKQDQEKCKEELVNSEQKAEPENGLPEEAQEPELGEPDESESSEQIQCSDEQKPCDQTPQSEMEPPECPDPSSDLKHVADEEQHEQDMTSVHRMTEEVPVPDTNPAGPCINGSAEMVNRAEAQRLAERLYRLDGFQRTDVVRHLDKDNDFSRAVGEEYLKFFDFTRQSLEQALRSFLKEVVLTGETQERERVLQRFSSRFQQCNPDTFSSAGSVLTLTCAIMLLNSDLHGQNVGKPMSLAEFVSNLEGMNGGENFSKDCLKSLYSSIKTDPLQWAVEDEILAKSMMLEQDQDQEGHLRSKSNPFQDLPHDTKATVFQKGFLKRKAHADIDGKRTPWGKRSWKTFYAMLKGMVLYLQKDDYVKDCQSSEEVVSVHHSLAERALNYTKRPHVFRLQTADWRVFLFEAASTEQMNSWIGRINLVSALYSSPPFPAAVGSQRKFCRPILPASQSNLVLDKQLQSHAAMLHSFQQDLTALQQEASESRKTKTRELEEMRQREEYLQYEKSRYEVYLKVLEAWQTLQTSDSSVGDRLNVFDEGLWRGEMDEEQDEADAGMKRSHSSPSLELETPPQPVVKVRRNISERRTYRKIVVPRRNKEI